One genomic segment of Helianthus annuus cultivar XRQ/B chromosome 14, HanXRQr2.0-SUNRISE, whole genome shotgun sequence includes these proteins:
- the LOC110903850 gene encoding late embryogenesis abundant protein 1, which yields MMNNSQSEAEQATAQAKAEAQEKTSQLMEQASNAAQSAQESMQQAGQQIKEKAQVATEAVKNATGMNK from the exons ATGATGAACAACTCTCAGAGTGAAGCAGAACAGGCAACTGCCCAGGCTAAGGCCGAAGCTCAG GAAAAGACCAGTCAGCTGATGGAGCAAGCCAGCAATGCTGCACAGTCCGCCCAAGAGTCGATGCAGCAG GCTGGCCAGCAAATTAAGGAAAAGGCACAAGTAGCAACCGAGGCAGTGAAGAACGCAACCGGGATGAACAAGTGA